The sequence CGCCGACCGGGACGGGCTTGCCGTCCTTGAGGATGCCCTGCACCTCGGTCGCGGTCGCGAGCTCGTGGTAGCCCTTGAACTCGGTCGCGTGGGCCTCGAGCAGGCCCTGGTACACCGCGGTGTCCGCGTGGCCGCCCTTCTTGGCCTTCGCGTCGGCGCGGGCGCGCTCGCGCTGCTCGTTCATGAGCTCGCGGAACTTCGCCTCGTCCACCTGCAGGCCAGCCTCGGCCGCCATCTCGAGCGTGATGTCGATCGGGAAGCCGTAGGTGTCGTGGAGCTGGAAGGCGTCGGCGCCGGGAAGCGCGGCCGCGCCCTTGCTCTTCGCCTTCTCGACCGCGGTGTCGAAGATCGTCGTGCCGGAGGCAAGGGTGCGTCGGAACGCGTCCTCCTCCTTGTACGCCACTTCGCTGATGCGTGAGAAGTCGGCCTCGAGCTCGGGGTAGGTGAGCTTCATCGCGTCCTTGGACACGGGCAGGAGCTGCGGCAGCGAGGCCTCCTCGACGCCCATGAGACGCATGTTGCGCGCGGTGCGTCGCAGCAGGCGGCGCAGGACGTAGCCGCGGCCCTCGTTGCCGGGCTTGACGCCATCGCCGATGAGCATGAGCGACGAGCGGATGTGGTCGGCGATGACGCGGAAGCGGACGTCGGTGTCCTTGTCGTGGCCATAGGTGAGGCCAGTGAGCTTCTGCACCTCGCCGATGACGGGGAAGACCTCGTCGGTCTCGTAGAAGTTCTCGACGCCCTGCTTGAGGAACGCGATGCGCTCAAGGCCCGCACCCGTGTCGATGGCCTTCTGGTCGAGCTCGCGGATGAGCTCGTAGTCCTTGCCGTCTCCGGGGCCGCGCAGGTACTGGTCGAAGACGAGGTTCCAGATCTCGAGGTAGCGGTCGCCGCCAGGATCCACGGTGCCGCCGACAGCGTCGGGGCCGTACTCGGGACCGCGGTCGTAGTGCCACTCGGCGCACGGACCCGCGGGGCCCGGCTGTCCGGTGTCCCAGAAGATCTCCTCGCGCGTGAGCTTCACGATCTGATCGGGGTTCACGCCCGCGTTGACGAGCGAGGACAGCGCCTCGTCGTCCTCGTTCCAGATGGTGACCCAGAAGCGCTCAGGCTCGAAGCCGTAGCCACCCTCTGACTCCGGCGTGGTGAGCAGCTCCCACGCGAAGTTGATGGCGCCTTCCTTGAAGTAGTCGCCGAACGAGAAGTTGCCCAGCATCTGGAAGAACGTGCCGTGGCGGGTGGTCTTGCCGACCTCCTCGATGTCCTTGGTGCGGATGCACTTCTGGACGGACGCGATGCGCGGGTGCGGCGACTGCTCGGTCCCGATGATGTACGGGATGAACGGCACCATGCCGGCGACCGTGAACAGCAGCGACGGGTCGGGCGACACGAGCGAGGTGCTCGGGGCGATGTGGTGCCCCTGCTTCGCGAAGTAGTCATTCCAACGCGTGGCGATCTCAGCGGAGCGCATGCAGGTCCTTGTCTCTCACAGGGTCGGTCTCTTGACGGGTCGGCGTCGACCCGGGGCTACGGGGATAAGCGAAACGCCGCGGCACGCCCTCCCTTGCGGGAGCAGCGCACCGCGGCGTCTGCTGAGGTAAAGGCTCTCTAGTCAGAGCCTACCGTCGTCTCTGGCTTAGCGAGCGTAGTACTCGACGACCAGCTGGACCTCGCAGGTCACCGGGACCTCGGCGCGCTTGGGGCGACGCACGAGCTGAGCGGTGAGCTTCTCCAGCGTGACGTTGAGGTACTCCGGCACCTCGGGCAGCACGTCGCGGTGCGCACCGGCGGCGGCGGCCATGTAGGGCTCCATCGTGACGGCCTTGGGCTTGACCTGGATGGTCTGGCCCGGCTTCACGCGGAACGAGGGGCGGTCGACGATCTTGCCGTCCACGAGGATGTGGCGGTGCAGGACGGCCTGGCGGGCCTGCAGGATCGTGCGGGCGAAGCCGGCGCGGAGCACGAGCGCGTCGAGGCGCATCTCGAGCAGCTCGACGAAGGCCTCACCGGTCAGACCCGGCTCCTTCTTCGCCTCGGCGTAGGTCGAGAGCATCTGCTTCTCGCGCAGGCCGTACTGGGCGCGAAGACGCTGCTTCTCGCGCAGACGGACGGCGTAGTCGCTCTCCTTGCGGCGCGCGGTGCGGCCGTGCTCGCCCGGGGGGTAGGGGCGCTTCTCGAAGTGCTTGACGGCCTTCGGCGTCAGGGCGAGGCCGAGGGCACGGGACAGTCGCACCTGGCGACGTGCCTTCTGAACAGAGGTCATGATTTCCTTCACTGTCCCCGAGCACGCGGAAGCGCTCGGGAAAGTACGAGTGTGTGCATGTTCGCGGCGACAGCAGCCAACCGTCCGCGAGGGCTGGACAATCGTACCAGGGAAAGACCCCGCTGTCAGTCGCGGCCGAGCATGTCCCGGATCGTGTCGAGCCGCTCGCTCAGCGTGCGCTCGACGCCGTGCTCGGTGGGCTCGTAGTAGCGCGTGCCACGAAGCGACTCGGGCAGGTACTCCTGCCTCGCGACGCCGCGGGGCGCGTCATGACTGTAGACGTAGTCCTTGCCGTGGCCGAGCTTCTCGGCGCCGCTGTAGTGGGCGTCGCGCAGGTGCTCGGGGACGACGCCCGCGCGGCCGGCCTTCACGTCGGCGATCGCCTTGTTGATCGCCATGTACGAGCGGTTCGACTTGGGCGCCATGGCGAGGTACGCAGTCGCCTCCGCGAGCGGGATGCGTCCCTCGGGCATGCCGATGAAGCTCACCGCGTCGGCCGCGGCCTGAGCGATCACGAGGCCCTGGGGATCGGCGAGGCCGATGTCCTCCGAGGCAAGGATCACGAGGCGACGTGCGATGAACCGCGGGTCCTCCCCCGCGACCACCATGCGCGCCAGGTAGTGCAGCGCCGCGTCGACGTCCGAGCCCCTCACGGACTTGATGAAGGCGGAGATCACGTCATAGTGCTGGTCACCCGACTTGTCGTACGCGACGAGCGCGGCGTCCATGGTCGCCTCGACGATCGCCTCCGTGATGACGCCGTCACCGTCGGCCGCGGTGTCCGCGACGGCCTCGAGCAGCGTGAGCGCCTTGCGCGCGTCCGCCCCGGCGACGCGCACCAGCTGATCCCGAGCATCGTCCTGGAGCGTGACCTCCCCGCCCAGCCCGCGCGGGTCCTCGACGGCGCGGGACACGAGCGCCACCACATCGTCCACGCCGAGCGGCTTGAGCGTGAGCAGCAGGGAGCGCGACAGCAGCGGGCCGACCACGGAGAACGACGGGTTCTCGGTCGTGGCGCCGATGAGCGTGATCCATCGGTTCTCGACGGCGGGCAGGAGGATGTCCTGCTGGCTGCGCGTGAAGCGGTGGATCTCGTCGATGAAGACGACGGTCTCGCGCTCCCCCGTCGCGAGGCGGCGCTTCGAGTCGTCGATGACCGCCCGGACCTCCTTGACGCCCGACGACACCGCGGAGAGCTCGACGAAGCGCCTGCCGCCCGCGACCAGATAGGCCAGCGTGGTCTTTCCTGTCCCGGGAGGACCCCAGAGCATGACCGAGGTGGCAGGCGCGGTCTCGCCGATCAGCCGCCGCAGGGGCGAGCCGTCGCCAAGCAGATGGGACTGCCCCACGACCTCGTCGAGCGTGCGCGGCCGCATCCGCACCGCGAGCGGGGATGACGCGGTGGGCGCGGGCACACCCGACGCCTCGGTGCGCACCGCATCGAACAGGTCCATGCAGCAAGCCTAGGGCGTGGGGGTGACCACCTGGTCACCACGCCACCCAGCCAAAGTCCACGTCTCTCCGAACGGGCAGCCGCGCGGACGAGACCGTCACCCGCTGACCCGCCGGCCCTCCGCCTCGAGCATCTCGAGTACCGCGGTGACGGCGCGACGCTGCACCCGGTCGTGCCGCGCGAGAGCGACGATGCTGCGCACGGCGTGCACGCCCTCGAGCGGGAGCAGCCGGTAGGCGTCGCTCGGCGGAGTCGAGAACCTCGGAAGCATCGCGATCCCCAGGCCTTCCGAGACGAGCGACTCCACGAGCCGATTGTCACGGATCCGGACGATGCGGCGGGCGCGCTCGCCGGTCGCCGCCTCGATCGCCTGGAGCACGGTGTCGAACGGGTATCCCGCAGGCACCGCAATCCAGGTCTCGCCCACCACGTCGGCGGGCGAGAGCGTGGTCCGTCCCGCGAGCGGGTGCCCCGCGGGCACGGCGATGTCGATCGGCTCGCGAGCGACGACCTGCGTGAACAGGTGCTCGGCGCCCGCGGGAACGTCGGAAATGAGGCTGTGCCCGATGACCAGGTCCACGTCGGCCGTGCGAGTGGCGTAGTCCGCCTCGGCGAGGTCGAAGTCCTGCAGGTCGATCTCGAGCAGCGAGCCGGCAATCCTCGCAAGCACTCCCGGCAGCAGCGCGGCGCCCGCGCTCGGCAGCGTGCCGATGCGTACGACCCCCGACGGCTCCCCCTTGCCTGCATCGAGTCGTGCCTGCAGCGCAGCAATCGCGCCGAGGACGTCGTCCGCGCCGTCCGCGAGCATCTGGCCCGCCCAGGTGAGGCGCAGCCCGCGCGACGCGGGCTCCGTGAGCGCCACACCTAGTTCGCGTTCCGCGGTCCGCAACTGCTGGGACAGCGCCGACGGTGTGCGGAAGGTCGCCTCCGCGACCGCGCCCAGGGTGCCGCGGTCGCGCAGCTCCCTCAGCAGCTCGAGGTGACGCACTTCCATGTAGTCAGCCTACACAGATGCTTCACCAATGCTCGCTGGTGCTTCACACGCCGGTAGACTCACACTGGCGGCATGAGCACGCGCCACATCCTCCTCGCCGTCACGACCGCAGTGCTGTGGGGCGTGAACTTCCTCGCGATCCACGCGTCGCTCGAGCACTTCCCGCCGCTGTTCCTGGTCGCGCTGCGCTTCGCGCTCATCGCGATCCCGACGATGCTCTTCATCCCACGCCCGAACGTCCCCTGGCGCTGGCTGCTCGCCTATGGGCTGGGCTTCGGCACCCTGCAGTTCCTTTTCCTCTACCTGGGGATGGCGGCGGGCTTCCCGACGGGGCTCGCGTCGCTCGTGCTCCAGGCCTCCGCGCCGTTCACCGTCGTCCTCGGCGCGCTGCTGCTGCGGGAGCGGATCGGTATCCGGGCGGGCGCCGGGGTCGCCGTGGCCGCGCTCGGGCTCGCCGTAGTCGGACTGTCGTACGGCGCGGACGCCCCTCTGTGGCCGTTCCTGCTGGTCCTGCTCGGCGCGTTGGGATGGGCGTTCGGCAACCTCGCAAGCCGGCAGGCTCGCGCCGACAGGCCGCTGCACCTCGTGCTGTGGATGAGCGTCGTGCCGCCACTGCCGATGCTCGCGATCTCGCTCGTCGTCGAGGGGCCGACTACCATTGCGGACTCGCTCGCGACGTCGTTCACGGCCGCGGCGGTCCCGGCCTGGCTCGGCCTCGCCTACACCGTCCTGCTCGGCACCCTCGCCGGCTCGGGCATCTGGGTGTGGCTCATGGCGCGGCACCCGGCCGGCGTGGTCGCGCCGTTCTCGATGCTCGTGCCCGTGGTCGGGATCGCGACCGCCTGGCTCGCGCTGGGCGAGCGCACGGGCCTCGGCGAGCTCGTCGGCGGCGTGCTGGTCATCGGCGGCGTGCTGTGGGCGTCGCGCGCGGGACGCGCCGCGAAGCCTCGCGTGGACGACGAAGGGCGGGCCCCCTCTCGGGAGCCCGCCCTTGTCACGGTCAGGGAGGCGGCTTAGGCCTCGGCCTTCTCGGAGTCCTTGTCCTCGTGCACGAAGTCCACGCCGGCCTCCTTGCGCTGCTCCGGGGTGATCGGAGCCGGCGCGTCGGTCAGCGGGTCGTAGCCGCCGCCCGACTTCGGGAACGCGATGACGTCGCGGATCGAGTCGGCCTTGGCGAGCAGCGCCGTGACGCGGTCCCAGCCGAGCGCGATGCCGCCGTGCGGCGGGGCGCCGAACTTGAACGCGTCGAGTAGGAAGCCGAACTTCTCCTGGGCCTCCTCCTCGCCGATGCCCATGACGCTGAAGACGCGCTGCTGAACGTCCTGGCGGTGGATACGGATCGACCCGCCGCCGATCTCGTTGCCGTTGCACACGATGTCGTACGCGTAGGCGAGCGCCGGGCCCGGGTCGGTGTCGAACGTGTCCATGAACTCGGGCTTGGGGCTCGTGAACGCGTGGTGCACGGCCGTCCACGCCGAGTAGCCGAGCGCCACGTCGTCGTCGTCCACGTCGACCGGCTTGAACAGCGGCGCGTCGACGACCCAGCAGAACTCGAAGCGGTCCTCGTCGATCAGGCCGACGCGCGACGCGATCTCGTTGCGGGCCGCACCCAGCAGCGCGCGCGACGCCTCGGTCTTGCCCGCGGCGAAGAACACGCAGTCGCCCGGGTTCGCGCCGACCTTCTCGGCCAGCCCCGCGAGCTCGGTCTCGGACAGGTTCTTGGCCACGGGACCGGTGAGCGAGCCGTCCTCCTGGACGAGCACGTAGGCGAGGCCCTTGGCGCCGCGCTGCTTGGCCCACTCCTGCCACGCGTCGAGCACCTTTCGCGGCTGCGAGGCGCCGCCGGGCATGACGACCGCGCCGACGTACTCCGCCTGGAAGACCCGGAACGGCGTCTCCTTGAAGTACTCGGTCAGCTCGGTGAGCTCGAGGCCGAAGCGCAGGTCGGGCTTGTCGGAGCCGAAGCGCGCCATCGCGTCCGCGTAGGTGATCCGCGGGATCGGGGTCGACACCTCGTAGCCGATGAGCGCCCAGATCTCCTTGACGAGCTCCTCGCCGAGCGAGATCACGTCGTCCTGGTCCACGAAGCTCATCTCGACGTCGAGCTGGGTGAACTCGGGCTGGCGGTCCGCGCGGAAGTCCTCATCGCGGTAGCAGCGGGCGATCTGGTAGTACTTCTCCATCCCGGCCACCATGAGCAGCTGCTTGAAGAGCTGCGGGGACTGCGGAAGGGCGTACCAGGAACCGGGCGACAGGCGCGCGGGGACGACGAAGTCGCGGGCACCCTCCGGGGTCGAGCGCGTGAGCGTCGGCGTCTCGATCTCCAGGAAGTCGTGACGGTCGAGCACGCGGCGCGCGGCCTGGTTGACCTTGGAACGCAGGACGATGTTGGCGCGCTGCTGGGGACGACGCAGGTCCAGGTAGCGGTGCTTGAGGCGCGCCTCCTCGCCGACGTTGACGTGCTCGTCGATCGGGAACGGCGTGGGCGCGGACTCGTTGAGGATCACGACGTCGGAGACGACGACCTCGATCTCACCGGAAGGCATGTTCGGGTTGGCCGAGCCCTCGGGGCGCTCGCGCACCTCGCCGGTCACCTGCACCACGTACTCGGTGCGCAGCGCGTGCGCGACCTCCTCGCGGATCACGACCTGCGCGAAGCCCGACGCGTCACGCAGATCGATGAACGCCACGCCGCCGTGATCGCGGCGGCGGCCCACCCAGCCGGCGAGGGTGACGGTCGTGCCGGCGTCGGCGGCACGGAGGTTTCCTGCGAGATGCGTGCGGAGCAAGGTCTGCCTTTCGTTCGCGCCGTCCTCGGCGCAGAAGTGTGGAAGCGGGTATCAGTCTAACGGTGAGGGACGATGCGGGGACGGCCGTGGTCCCGGGTCACCCGGGAGCCTCGCGGCCGGGTTCGCGACGCGGTCAGGATGCGTCGGTCCGGACGATGCCGGGGTGCAGGTCCGCGGCCGGGGGCACCCACGCGTCGGCGTCGGCGTCCACCTGGTCTCCCGAACGGATGTCCTTGACCTGCCCGTCCCCGTCAGGGGCAGGGAACCACACGAACGGGATGCCGCGGCGATCGGCGTGCTGGATCTGCTTGCCGAACTTCGCGGCCTTGGGCGCGACCTCGCACGGGATGCCTCGCGCGCGGAGGCGGTCGGCGATGCGATCCGACGCGGCGCGCGAGTCCTCGTCGGTGACGGCGACGAGGACCGCGGACGGGACGCCGCGCGTGGCCTCCACGAGCCCGGCGGACAGCAGCAGCGCGACGAGGCGGCTCACGCCGATCGACATGCCCACCCCGGGGAACCCCCCGCCCGCGACGAGCGAGTCGTAGCGGCCGCCCGAGCAGATCGAGCCGAAGCCCTCGTGCCCGTCCATGAACGTCTCGTACACCGACCCCGTGTAGTAGTCGAGGCCGCGCGCGATCCTGAGATCGGCGACCGCGGTGCCGGGGACGGCGGCGTTGACCGAGGAGACGAGCGTCGCGAGGGACGCGATGCCGCGCCCGAGCTGCGCCTCGGCCTCGGACGGGTCCGCGACCTTCGTCGTCGTCTCCCACAGGTCCTCGACGGCCTCCGCGAAGGACGCGTCGGGCGCCGAGATCTTCGCGAGCTCGAGCGCGGCGTCGGCCGCTGTCTCGGCCACGCCCTGCTCCGCGAGCTCGGCGCGCACGCCGTCGGGCCCGATCTTGTCGAGCTTGTCGACGCTGCGCAGCGCGCCCGCGACGTCCTCGATGCCGACGCCCTTGTAGAAGCCCTCGACCAGCGCGCGGTTGTTGACGCGCATCGTCACCGACGGGATGGGCAGCTCGCCGAGCGCGCGCGCCATGACGATCGCGACCTCGGCCTCGAGGTGCTCGGGCAGCGTCTCGCGCGCGACGATGTCGATGTCCGCCTGATAGAACTCGCGGAAGCGGCCCTCCTGCGGACGCTCGCCGCGCCACACCTTCTGGATCTGCCACCGTCGGAACGGGAACTGGAGGGCCCCCTGGTTCTCCTCGACGTAGCGCGCGAAAGGCACCGTGAGGTCGAAGTGCAGGCCGACCTTCGCCTCCGAGTCGCCCTCGGCGTTCAGGCGCTGGAGGACGTAGATCTCCTTGGAGGCCTCCGAGTCGCCCGCGAGGCGGTCGATCGGCTCGACCGCACGTGTCTCGATCTCACCGAAGCCATGAAGCGCGAACACCGAGCGCAGCGTCGAGAGAACATGGGCCTCCACGACGCGTTCACGAGGGGTCCATTCGGGGAATCCAGAGAGGGGTCGCACTCGAGCCATGGGGCCCATTCTTCCATTCCGGCGGGGCCTAGACTGACGGGGCCCAACCAGGAGGAGCACACGTGAGCAGCAGGCATAGGGCGGCAGCCAAGGAGCGCAGGGCCCGCGACGAGCAGGCACGCGCGAAGGCCGAGGCCGACGCCCGCTCGCGGCGCCGTTGGCAGATCGTGATGTACGCCGCCTCGGCCGCGTTGATCGGCCTCGTCGGCTATGCCGCGATCTTCACCCTCACCCACTCGAGCGGCGCGGACAGCTCCGCCGCCGCATCGTCCTCGGCGACCGCGACGGCCACCTCCGAGGAGATCGAGACCGCGACAGGCTGGGGCGCATCACCTTCTCCGCCGCCCTCCGGCATGGCCGAGGACACGACCTGGACCGCGACGATCAGCACCAACCTGGGCGACATCGTCGTGGAGCTCGACGGCGAGGACGCGCCGCAGGCCGTGTCGTCGTTCCTCGCGCTCGCGGAGGACGGCTTCTACGACTCGACCGAGTGCCACCGCCTCACGACCTCGGGCATCTACGTGCTCCAGTGCGGCGATCCGCTCGGCACCGGAGCCGGCGGGCCGTCGTATCGCTTCGGCCCGATCGAGAACGCCCCCGAGGATGGCATCTACACCACCGGCACGCTCGCGATGGCGCGCGTGGGGTCGAGCTCCTCGGACGCCGAGACCGCCGCATCGTCCATGGGAAGCCAGTTCTTCATCGTCTACGAGGACTCGGAGATCCCGGAGGATGAGGCCGGCGGCTACACGGTGTTCGGCCGAGTGGTGTCAGGCCTGGGTATTGTTGAGTCTGTTGCCGAAGCCGGCACGATCACCGGGGACACCGATGGTCGACCGGCACTGTCCGTCATCGTGAACGAGGTATCCGTTTCATGACTTCCGCCGATCGCCCCGCCGACATCGACGCCACCCCCACCCCCGAGACCGAGCCCGAGCTCGTCGTCGAGGCCGACACGACCCCCGAGGAGGGTGCGGACGCCGCGCCCGCCGAGGCTCTCGCCGACGCTGCTCCCGCAGCCGACGAGGCTGAGGCCCCCGCCGAGGCCGAGAAGCCCGCCCCCAAGGCGGCCGCGAAGCCGAAGCCGAAGCCGGCGCCCAAGCCCCGCGCTCCCAAGCCCGGCTCGTTCGCGCCCGCGACGCCCGCCGTGGTCGCCGCGCACACCACGCACCCCGTGAAGGTGCCCGTGGTCGACGAGGTGACGGCGGAGATGCTCGAGGCCGCCGAGGCCTTCGGGTCGGTGGACGGCGAGGCCGTGCTCGTGGCCATCGAGTCCGACAAGGTCGAGGTCGGCCCCGCCAAGGGCGAGGACCCGCTCAAGCCGTACGCCGTCGCGTACTACGAGCTCAAGGCATCGATCGAGCGCTTCCACGCGCGGCTGAGCTCCGCCGAGCTCTCCGTGAAGGACATCGATGAGGCGCTCGCCTCGACCGGCGAGGGCCTCGCGACCCCCGTCGTCGTCGGCGATATCCCCGCGCTGCGCACGCGCTGGGTCGAGGTCGAGAAGGAGGCCACCGAGGCCCGCGACCGGATCCAGGCCGAGCGTCGCGCGGCTCGTGAGGCGGCCCTCGCCGCGCGCGAGGAGATCGTGGTCCAGGCCGAGGCCCTCGCGGACAAGCCGCAGGACCAGGTCCACTGGAAGAACGACACCGAGACGCTCCGCTCCCTGCTCGACGGCTGGAAGGAGGCGCAGCGCAACGGCGCCCGCGTCCCCAAGGAGGCCGAGCGCGCACTGTGGCGCCGCTTCACGCACGCGCGCTCGTCGTTCGAGAAGGCTCGCAAGCACCACTTCGCCGAGCTCGACCGCGAGAACGCGACCGTCGCGGAGCGCAAGGAGGCGCTCGTCGCCCGCGCCGAGGCGCTTCAGTCGTCGACCGACTGGGACTCCACGGCCCGCGCCTTCCGCGACCTGATGAACGATTGGCGCAACGCAGGCCGCGGCCGCCGCAGCGTCGACGATGCGCTCTGGCGTCGCTTCCAGACGGCCCAGGACGGCTTCTTCGAGGCGCGTCGCGCGGCGTCGGACGCCGAGGACGAGGCGCTGTCGGGCAACGTCGAGGAGAAGGAGGCCATCGTCGTCGAGGCGGAGGCCCTGATGCCGATCACCGACCTGCGCACCGCGAAGAGGGCCCTGCGCTCGATCCAGGACCGCTACGAGGCCGCCGGGCGCGTCCCGCGCGGCGACGCGGCTCGCCTCGCCAAGCGCATCGGCGTGGTCGAGAAGGCCGTGCGCGACGCCGAGGACGCCGAGTGGCACTCGAGCAACCCCGAGCTCGAGGCGCGCGTCTCGGGCGCGACCGCGCAGCTCCACGCCGCGATCGCGGACCTGGAGAAGGATCTCGAGAAGGCCACCGCCGCGGGCGACAAGCGCAAGATCAAGCAGGCCGAGGAGGCCCTCGCGGCCCGCAAGGCCTGGCTCAAGCAGATCGAGTCCGTCCAGGGCTAGGCCTCACCGCCTCGAAGCCGGCGTCCACCCCAGGGTGGCGCCGGCTTCGTTGTCCCCAGGCCCGTCTCGATCCGCCGCGAGCCGCGCGCTTCGCTGTCATCCTCGAGGGATGATCCTCGTGGACGTCTCGGACATCGGTCCCGTCGGCCTCGCGCGCGCGGCGCGAGAGGGATGCCTCGTGCCCCTCACGGGAGCGGCGGGCTGCCCCGTCGATGTGCCGGTCTCTCCCACGCTGAGAGCGCTCGCCCTCGCGCCCGAGGTGCCGCGAGGCGCGATCGTCACCGGGCTCTCGGGGATCTGGGTGAGGCACGGAGGGGAGCTTCCCGCCACCGTCGACGTGTTGCGCCGCCGAGGCTCCCGGGGGCTCCGTCCCGCGCAGGACCGGGCGCGCCGCGTACGCATCCATGCGCAGGGGACCGCTGCGCTGCCGACCTCGAGCATCGGCCCCCTCACGGTCGCGTCGACCGCGCGTTGCCTGGTCGACGCGTTGCGCTGGGCTCCCCTGACATCGGCCATCCCCACGGTGTGGCGCGAGCTGCGCGCGGGAACGGTGCGTGAGCATGAGGTGACCGCCGAGCTCCTCGCGGTCGCGCCTGACAGGGCGCGGATGCGCGCCGCGTCCGCGTGGAGAGCCGTGCTCGAGGCATGGGGCGACGCCGACCGCTCGGATCGAGGCGGCCACGCTGCCGCGTGAGCCGTCAGCGCCGGCGGGCCCCCGTGATGCGGCGCGCGTCGTAGACGCCCTCGATGCGACGGATCGCGCCGAGGACCGCGCCGAGGTGCGACGGGTCCGCCATCTCGAACGTGAACGTGTTGAGCGCCACGCGATCCCTCGACGTCGAGACATTGGCGCCGAGGATGTTGACGTGGTGGTCCGAGAGCACCTGCACCACGTCGGACAGCAGCCGGTTGCGGTCGAGCGCCTCCACCTCGATCTGCACCATGTAGGTGGCCTCGTGCTGGCCGGTCCATTGCACATCGATCAGGCGCTCGGGCTGCTGAGTCTTGAGGTTCGCGAGGTTGTCGCAATCGGCGCGGTGGACGCTCACGCCCTGACCTCGCGTGATGAAGCCCTGGATCGCGTCGCCCGGCACGGGAGTGCAGCACTTCGCGAGCTTGACCACCACGTCCGCGAGACCGTGCACGGAGACGCCGGGATCTCCCCTGCGGGTCTTCTGACCGGTCCCGGGCCGCGTGATCTCGGTGAGGTCCTCGTCGGCCCCCTCCTGGCCGCCGACGGCCTCGACCATGCGCGCGACCACGTCGGAGGGCTGCTCCTTGTGCTCGCCGAT comes from Demequina sp. NBRC 110054 and encodes:
- a CDS encoding peptidylprolyl isomerase, whose amino-acid sequence is MSSRHRAAAKERRARDEQARAKAEADARSRRRWQIVMYAASAALIGLVGYAAIFTLTHSSGADSSAAASSSATATATSEEIETATGWGASPSPPPSGMAEDTTWTATISTNLGDIVVELDGEDAPQAVSSFLALAEDGFYDSTECHRLTTSGIYVLQCGDPLGTGAGGPSYRFGPIENAPEDGIYTTGTLAMARVGSSSSDAETAASSMGSQFFIVYEDSEIPEDEAGGYTVFGRVVSGLGIVESVAEAGTITGDTDGRPALSVIVNEVSVS
- a CDS encoding DUF349 domain-containing protein, whose product is MTSADRPADIDATPTPETEPELVVEADTTPEEGADAAPAEALADAAPAADEAEAPAEAEKPAPKAAAKPKPKPAPKPRAPKPGSFAPATPAVVAAHTTHPVKVPVVDEVTAEMLEAAEAFGSVDGEAVLVAIESDKVEVGPAKGEDPLKPYAVAYYELKASIERFHARLSSAELSVKDIDEALASTGEGLATPVVVGDIPALRTRWVEVEKEATEARDRIQAERRAAREAALAAREEIVVQAEALADKPQDQVHWKNDTETLRSLLDGWKEAQRNGARVPKEAERALWRRFTHARSSFEKARKHHFAELDRENATVAERKEALVARAEALQSSTDWDSTARAFRDLMNDWRNAGRGRRSVDDALWRRFQTAQDGFFEARRAASDAEDEALSGNVEEKEAIVVEAEALMPITDLRTAKRALRSIQDRYEAAGRVPRGDAARLAKRIGVVEKAVRDAEDAEWHSSNPELEARVSGATAQLHAAIADLEKDLEKATAAGDKRKIKQAEEALAARKAWLKQIESVQG
- the hisS gene encoding histidine--tRNA ligase translates to MARVRPLSGFPEWTPRERVVEAHVLSTLRSVFALHGFGEIETRAVEPIDRLAGDSEASKEIYVLQRLNAEGDSEAKVGLHFDLTVPFARYVEENQGALQFPFRRWQIQKVWRGERPQEGRFREFYQADIDIVARETLPEHLEAEVAIVMARALGELPIPSVTMRVNNRALVEGFYKGVGIEDVAGALRSVDKLDKIGPDGVRAELAEQGVAETAADAALELAKISAPDASFAEAVEDLWETTTKVADPSEAEAQLGRGIASLATLVSSVNAAVPGTAVADLRIARGLDYYTGSVYETFMDGHEGFGSICSGGRYDSLVAGGGFPGVGMSIGVSRLVALLLSAGLVEATRGVPSAVLVAVTDEDSRAASDRIADRLRARGIPCEVAPKAAKFGKQIQHADRRGIPFVWFPAPDGDGQVKDIRSGDQVDADADAWVPPAADLHPGIVRTDAS